The DNA segment GCCATTGCCAAAGGTTGTTCCGTTTGCTTTGGCATCAAATGGTCGGCAGCACCCGTCAGGAGAAAGAATCATTCCTTCGTGGTACACAAAGCCTGTTTCCTGCGGGACAACAAGGGCCGCTCCGCCCGCAATAGCCATGTCGCTTTCTCCACTACGCAGGCTTTCGCAGGCAAGGTGCGTTGCCACGAGGGAGGTCGAGCAGGCGCACTGAACGGTCATGCTTGGACCTTTCAGATTAAATTTATATGAGATTCTGGAGGCGAGGTAATCTTTGTCATTTCCAATGAGTTTTTGGAAATCCTGCGGAGACCCCGCGTCGATGTAGGGAATGGAGTTGAGTCCATACAGGTAGGTGCTCATTCGCGTCCCGGCAAAAAGGCCTGTGGGAGCCTCAAATGTGCCCGGAGCGTAGCCTGCTTCTTCTAAAGCATTCCATACGCATTCCATAAACAGGCGCTGTTGGGGATCGAGAAGAGCTGCTTCCTGAGGAGAAATTCCAAAGAATTCTGCATCGAATTTGTCGATGTCTTCAATAATACATGCCTTGGGAATATAGGACGGGTTGCTGAGCGTTTCGGAAGAGACGCCAGCATTGCGAAGCGTCTTTTTGTCAAAAGTGCGAACAGAGTCTTTGCCTTCTCGTAAGTTTTTCCAGAATTGTGCGGTGTGCTGAGCGTCTGGAAAGGAACACGACATGCCTATAATGGCGATTGATTCAGGGGCGAAATCCTCTGTGGATTCATGCGGAAAAGAGCGAAGCTGTTCGTCCATATTTATCTCCAGAAAGCGCGCAGGCTACCTTTGGCCCCTGCCTCGAAGAACACGGGGCAGGGGCGTTTTTATGGCTCGTATGAGTGGTTGGTTACAGGAAGTGATAGGTCAGGCAGAGACCAACGGCTCGGGGCGGGCTGGCAACAGCATAGCCACCGCCAAAGGCACCCTTGAAGTCGTATTCTTTGTCAAACAGGTTTGTTGCAAACAGATAGACGTCTGCATTTTCGAATTCCCAGCCGATTTTTCCGTTCACTGTTGCGTGAGTAGGAATGGAGTGCTCGTTTTCGCTGTCCAGATAGACTTTTGAGCTGCCGAGAACTTCGCCGCGGGCAAAGAAACCAGAGCTGTGGCGATACTGAGCACCAACATTATAGGTGTAGTCAGGAACGTAAGGCAGGCGGTTTCCTTCGTGGTCGCCATTGGCGTCTTCAAATTCGCCGTAGCGCATATGCGTGTAACCAGCGCTTGCAAAGAGTTCCAAACCATCAAGAGGCATCCAGCTGATTTCGGTTTCAGCACCCCATGCCCGGGTATCTCCTGAGTTGTCGATGTAGGGCATGGGATTCATTGCGGTTGGGACGTACTGCTCAACCTGAACGTCTTTGATATCGTTAACAAAGAAGGCAAGGTTTACTTTCAGCGTATTGTCGAAAAGCATGTTCTTGGAACCGATTTCGTAGGCCCAGAGTTCTTCTTCATCAAAGCTGTTTTTGCCTGCTGGCGGGGTGTAGCTGTTGAATCCACCTGCGCGGTAGCCGCGGGCAACGCTTGCGTAAATCATGCTGTTGTCGTTGAAGGCGTATTCAAGAGCGATTTTTGGAGAGAAGGAACTCCAGTCTTTTTCGTCAGAAAATGTCTGGCTATCAAAGTCGGAAGTATAGGAATCGTAGCGAAGACCGCCGCTGACACTCAGGCCGCCCCAGATGGGATATTTCAGGTGGGCAAAGAGAGATCTGGTGTCTGTGACGTCCTGTGTTTCGGTTACCATTTTGAATGGGATCGCTTCGTACTGGACCCGGCGATCAAAGCGATCGTAGTAGCCACCGAGCAGGAAGTTGACACCATCGTTTGTATAGCCCAGCCGGATTTCCTGACTCAGGTCATTGTATTTGTCGTATTTATGAGTCTCGCCGAATTTCATGGGTGAGAAATCGTAGTCGACCATGTAGTCTGCGTCTGTGTAACGGCGAGCAGAAACAGACGTGATACTCCAGTTTTTGTTGATGTCGTATTTGATGTGCAGGGCCTGATCGTCAATGGAAGAACGGTTGTAGCCGGGAGTGTCTGTGTTGACATGCCGTTCATCGTCTGTAGGCCATTTGTACATGGAAAAGCTTCCTTCATCATATTTGAGATAGGAAGCAAAGAATGTGATATCGAGGTCGTCTGTCGGCGTGAAACGAATTTTGCCTCGTCCTGAGTAGTTCTTTTTGTCGTCGACATAGTCGTCGTCAAAATCATTTTTTACCCAGCCATCACGTTTGTAGGTGTTACCTGCAATACCAAGATAGAGCTTGTCCTCAATGAGTGGTCCGGCGAGGTTGCCCTTGAGGTGATACATGTATCCAGAACCAACTTCGAGAGTCCCTGAGCCTCGAGGTGTATTGTCTGGGCGTTTGGTGATGATGTTAATGACGCCACCTTCACTGCTTCGGCCATAAAGAGTTCCCTGTGGGCCACGCAGGACTTCGACGCGTTCAATGTCATACATGTCTGAGACAAAGCCGAGGTTCGAGGTGACCGGGACATCATCAACGTACATTGCGACAGATGAAACGTTGTTATGCGGGTCAGAACGAATACCACGCAGAGTAGGGAAGTTGATAAGATTCATGCCACCGGTATAGAAACCGAGGTTAGGCACTCGTTTTGCCAAATCCTGAACGAAGTCGACCTTGGCGTCTTCGAGCTGGACGTCTGTAAAGGCCGAAACACTCGTTGGGATTTTCTGGACATCCTCTTCTTGCTTGGTCGCTGTGACTGTGATCCCTTCAAGGCGCATACTTCTTTCGTTTGTTTTTTCTTCTTGAGAAAAACCAAGGTGTGGAGTGGCGAGAAGGAAGCACAGAGCTAAGCCAAGTGCTCTTCTGGAAAACATGAACTCTCTCCTTGTGCTAGTTGAACATGATTCTCGAAATCAATTAGACCTGTAGAGTTAGTGCTTTTTTCCATGAAAGACTGTTCTGTTTGGGTCAAATATGTTCCTCATTCGACCAGGAGAGACTGAGGCTGGAATGAGAGCGAGAGCGCATGAGGTGTGCTGAAACGCGTTTGGTAAAAAAAGTGAGCAGTGGGGTTGCTCGTTGTTGCTGGGACAGACACGGACTTCTGGTTGAAACTGGACTTCGAACGACTGTAATGACTGGTATA comes from the Desulfobaculum bizertense DSM 18034 genome and includes:
- a CDS encoding TonB-dependent receptor, which translates into the protein MFSRRALGLALCFLLATPHLGFSQEEKTNERSMRLEGITVTATKQEEDVQKIPTSVSAFTDVQLEDAKVDFVQDLAKRVPNLGFYTGGMNLINFPTLRGIRSDPHNNVSSVAMYVDDVPVTSNLGFVSDMYDIERVEVLRGPQGTLYGRSSEGGVINIITKRPDNTPRGSGTLEVGSGYMYHLKGNLAGPLIEDKLYLGIAGNTYKRDGWVKNDFDDDYVDDKKNYSGRGKIRFTPTDDLDITFFASYLKYDEGSFSMYKWPTDDERHVNTDTPGYNRSSIDDQALHIKYDINKNWSITSVSARRYTDADYMVDYDFSPMKFGETHKYDKYNDLSQEIRLGYTNDGVNFLLGGYYDRFDRRVQYEAIPFKMVTETQDVTDTRSLFAHLKYPIWGGLSVSGGLRYDSYTSDFDSQTFSDEKDWSSFSPKIALEYAFNDNSMIYASVARGYRAGGFNSYTPPAGKNSFDEEELWAYEIGSKNMLFDNTLKVNLAFFVNDIKDVQVEQYVPTAMNPMPYIDNSGDTRAWGAETEISWMPLDGLELFASAGYTHMRYGEFEDANGDHEGNRLPYVPDYTYNVGAQYRHSSGFFARGEVLGSSKVYLDSENEHSIPTHATVNGKIGWEFENADVYLFATNLFDKEYDFKGAFGGGYAVASPPRAVGLCLTYHFL